A single Bacillus sp. OxB-1 DNA region contains:
- a CDS encoding NCS2 family permease codes for MKKYFEFEKLGTNYRREIIGGLTTFLAMAYVLAVNPIMLSLETVPDLPDAMRMDKGAVFVATALAAAVGSLFMGLIAKYPIGLAPGMGLNAFFAYTVVLGYGIPWQTALTGVLVSGLIFIVLSLTGLRELIINAIPAQLKLAVGAGIGLFITFLGLQNADIIVAEPNTLVALGDLSAGPTLLAIFGLVVTIIMMVRKIKGAIFYGMIMTTILGMIVSLIEVPTKIVDKVPSVAPTFGAAFDAFFHDPASLMTTQFLVIVITFLFVDFFDTAGTLVAVATQAGLMKDDRLPRAGRALLADSMATVTGAIFGTSTTTSYVESTAGVAAGARTGFSSVVIGLLFLLSLFFSPLLFVITPAVTAPALIIVGVLMVSALGNIEWNKFEIAVPAFFVIISMPLTYSIATGIAIGFIFYPITMLVSGRRKEIHPIMYGLFVIFILYFLFIK; via the coding sequence ATGAAGAAATATTTTGAGTTTGAAAAGCTAGGTACGAATTATCGGAGGGAAATCATAGGAGGACTAACGACATTTTTAGCAATGGCTTACGTTTTGGCAGTTAACCCTATTATGCTTTCACTAGAAACAGTACCTGACCTGCCGGATGCCATGCGCATGGATAAAGGAGCGGTCTTCGTCGCAACAGCACTCGCCGCGGCTGTCGGTTCCCTGTTCATGGGGCTGATTGCAAAATACCCGATCGGACTTGCTCCAGGTATGGGATTGAATGCCTTCTTCGCATATACAGTCGTTTTAGGCTACGGTATCCCGTGGCAGACTGCTTTGACAGGTGTTCTAGTATCGGGACTGATTTTCATTGTCCTATCATTGACAGGCTTACGCGAGCTGATCATCAACGCCATACCGGCACAATTGAAATTAGCCGTTGGTGCGGGAATCGGACTATTCATCACTTTTCTGGGACTCCAGAATGCTGATATCATTGTTGCGGAGCCGAACACGCTCGTCGCCCTTGGAGATTTAAGTGCTGGTCCAACGCTTCTAGCTATTTTCGGACTGGTAGTCACCATTATTATGATGGTTCGCAAAATCAAGGGTGCTATCTTCTATGGAATGATTATGACTACGATACTTGGTATGATTGTCAGTCTGATTGAGGTGCCGACAAAAATCGTCGACAAAGTTCCGAGTGTCGCTCCGACATTTGGTGCTGCGTTTGATGCTTTTTTCCATGACCCGGCGTCCTTGATGACGACACAATTCCTAGTCATCGTCATCACCTTCCTTTTTGTTGACTTCTTTGATACTGCCGGAACTCTTGTAGCAGTAGCGACCCAAGCAGGGTTAATGAAGGACGACAGGTTGCCGCGGGCAGGAAGAGCCTTATTGGCGGACTCGATGGCAACAGTGACAGGTGCTATTTTCGGAACATCAACGACGACCTCCTATGTTGAATCGACTGCAGGAGTGGCCGCCGGGGCGCGGACAGGCTTTTCTTCCGTAGTTATTGGTTTGCTGTTTCTTCTATCATTGTTCTTCTCACCACTGCTGTTTGTCATTACGCCAGCGGTAACGGCGCCGGCGCTCATCATTGTAGGTGTGCTAATGGTATCGGCATTAGGGAACATTGAATGGAATAAATTCGAAATAGCGGTCCCTGCATTTTTCGTCATCATCTCCATGCCGCTGACATATAGCATCGCAACCGGTATCGCAATCGGATTCATCTTCTATCCGATCACAATGCTGGTGAGCGGAAGAAGAAAAGAAATCCACCCCATCATGTATGGACTATTCGTCATTTTCATCTTGTATTTCCTTTTCATTAAATAA
- the guaA gene encoding glutamine-hydrolyzing GMP synthase: MSTAPLLVEQEKIVVLDLGSNYNQLITRTIRNFGVYSELHAHTVTAEEIKKMNAVGIILSGGPASAEDPEALTIDPEIFSAGIPILGINYGMRLIAKQVGVDTPSSPQDSINAIGGDANKTYGIEFQPEAGGSVNGLEFLRQFTLTICEAKGDWTMERFIEIEVEKIRATVGDKKVLCALSGGVDSSVVAALIHRAIGDQLTCMFVDHGLLRKGEAESVVDTFSNQFHMNFIKIDASERFLDKLKGITDPETKRKTIGNEFIYVFDDEAAKLDGIDYLAQGTIYADIIESGTATKEVIKSHHNVGGLPEDMEFELIEPLKALFKDEVRAVGAELGLPSDIVHRQPFPGPGLGVRVLGEVTKEKLDIVREADWILRDEIAKAGLDREIWQYFAVLPDIRSVGVRNEKRSYDYAVGIRAVHSIDGMTADWARIPWDILEKISTRITAEVEHVNRVVYDITAKPPGTIEWE; the protein is encoded by the coding sequence ATGTCAACAGCTCCTTTATTAGTGGAACAGGAAAAGATCGTAGTACTTGATTTGGGCAGCAATTATAACCAACTGATCACACGGACGATCCGTAATTTCGGTGTATATAGCGAACTTCATGCACATACGGTGACCGCGGAGGAAATCAAGAAAATGAACGCGGTTGGTATCATTTTATCCGGCGGTCCTGCGTCGGCCGAAGATCCGGAAGCATTGACAATCGATCCGGAAATCTTTTCAGCCGGGATACCTATTCTTGGTATCAATTACGGGATGCGCTTGATTGCAAAGCAAGTAGGTGTGGACACCCCATCATCACCTCAAGATTCGATCAACGCAATTGGCGGCGATGCAAACAAGACATACGGGATTGAATTTCAACCAGAAGCTGGCGGGTCTGTGAATGGCCTCGAATTTCTTCGCCAGTTCACCTTAACAATCTGCGAAGCGAAAGGCGACTGGACGATGGAAAGGTTCATCGAAATCGAAGTGGAGAAAATCCGTGCGACGGTCGGGGACAAGAAAGTACTTTGCGCGCTCAGCGGCGGTGTGGACTCCTCGGTAGTCGCTGCATTGATCCATCGGGCCATCGGAGATCAATTGACGTGCATGTTCGTGGATCATGGACTTCTTCGTAAAGGGGAAGCCGAAAGTGTTGTGGATACATTCAGCAACCAATTCCATATGAACTTCATTAAAATCGATGCCAGCGAACGTTTCCTCGACAAGTTGAAAGGCATCACCGACCCGGAAACGAAACGGAAAACGATCGGAAATGAATTCATCTACGTCTTTGATGATGAAGCGGCTAAACTGGATGGCATTGACTATCTTGCACAAGGGACGATCTATGCGGATATTATCGAAAGTGGAACGGCGACAAAAGAAGTCATCAAATCCCATCATAATGTCGGCGGACTGCCCGAAGACATGGAATTTGAATTGATCGAACCGTTGAAAGCATTGTTCAAAGATGAAGTTCGCGCAGTCGGGGCAGAACTCGGGCTCCCTTCCGATATCGTACATCGCCAACCGTTCCCGGGCCCGGGGCTTGGTGTCCGTGTGTTGGGGGAAGTTACTAAAGAAAAGCTTGATATCGTCCGCGAGGCCGACTGGATCCTCCGCGACGAAATCGCAAAAGCGGGCCTTGACCGCGAAATTTGGCAATACTTTGCTGTCCTGCCTGACATCCGCAGCGTCGGCGTTCGGAACGAAAAGCGTTCTTATGACTATGCTGTCGGAATTCGCGCAGTCCATTCCATAGATGGAATGACGGCGGATTGGGCAAGAATTCCTTGGGATATTCTTGAGAAAATCAGCACAAGAATCACAGCGGAAGTGGAACATGTAAATCGCGTCGTTTATGATATCACTGCAAAACCACCTGGCACAATCGAGTGGGAATAA